Proteins encoded within one genomic window of Castellaniella sp.:
- the pncB gene encoding nicotinate phosphoribosyltransferase, which yields MVAPPFKPVIESLLDTDLYKFTMWQTMLHRHPAAQAEYRFISRHPPAHPLADLAPEIRQQIDHLCTLRFSQSELDYLAGLRYIKSDFVDFLSLFHFQRRFIDISTDGDALNIVARGPQVHVMGFEIFVLAIVNELYFRRYQTPDTLAEGRRRLQEKIALLHDFSTEPPRRFPLQISDFGLRRRFSRTWQAEVVERLHQAVPNIITGTSNVALAQSHGLVPVGTMAHEYLQSYQAFGKVRLRDFQRSALEDWVQEYRGDLGIALTDVVGMDAFLADFDLYFAKLFDGLRHDSGDPFIWGEKAIAHYQALRIDPATKRFVFSDGLDIPKALEIYRHFADRVQLGFGIGTNLTNDLGPKPLNIVMKLFECNGMPTAKLADSPGKEHCTDATFLAYLRQVFGQAAHPH from the coding sequence ATGGTCGCCCCCCCCTTCAAACCCGTGATCGAGTCCTTGCTGGACACGGATTTGTATAAGTTCACCATGTGGCAGACCATGCTGCACCGGCACCCGGCGGCGCAGGCCGAATATCGTTTCATCAGCCGCCATCCGCCAGCCCACCCGCTGGCGGATCTGGCGCCCGAGATCCGTCAGCAGATCGACCATCTGTGCACACTGCGATTCAGCCAGTCCGAACTGGATTATCTGGCTGGCCTACGCTATATAAAATCTGATTTTGTCGACTTTCTGTCGCTGTTTCATTTTCAACGCCGATTCATCGACATCAGCACAGATGGCGATGCCCTGAATATCGTCGCGCGCGGCCCGCAGGTCCACGTCATGGGCTTCGAGATTTTTGTGCTGGCGATTGTCAACGAGCTCTATTTTCGTCGATATCAAACCCCGGACACCCTGGCCGAAGGACGGCGCAGGCTTCAGGAAAAAATCGCGCTGCTGCATGATTTTTCCACAGAACCGCCACGCAGATTTCCCTTGCAGATATCTGATTTCGGTCTGCGCCGCCGTTTTTCCCGCACCTGGCAGGCCGAGGTCGTCGAACGCCTGCACCAAGCCGTCCCGAACATCATCACCGGCACATCCAATGTAGCGCTGGCCCAATCCCACGGCCTGGTCCCCGTAGGCACCATGGCCCACGAATACCTGCAATCCTATCAGGCCTTCGGCAAGGTCCGCCTGCGCGACTTCCAGCGCAGCGCGCTGGAAGACTGGGTGCAGGAATATCGCGGCGATCTGGGCATCGCCCTGACCGACGTCGTGGGCATGGATGCCTTTCTGGCAGATTTCGACCTGTATTTCGCGAAATTGTTTGATGGCCTGCGGCATGATTCCGGCGATCCATTCATCTGGGGCGAAAAGGCCATCGCGCATTATCAAGCCTTGCGCATCGACCCGGCCACCAAGCGGTTCGTTTTTTCAGACGGGCTGGACATCCCCAAGGCACTGGAGATTTATCGGCACTTTGCCGACCGGGTGCAATTGGGTTTTGGGATCGGCACGAACCTGACCAACGACCTGGGCCCCAAGCCCTTGAATATCGTGATGAAACTGTTCGAGTGCAACGGCATGCCCACCGCAAAGCTGGCCGACAGCCCAGGCAAGGAACACTGCACAGATGCCACGTTCCTGGCCTATCTGCGACAGGTATTCGGTCAGGCGGCCCACCCCCACTAA
- a CDS encoding DUF4136 domain-containing protein → METRESSEAAMGLSNQCKRWLTSLGLIVLTMVLSGCSNVFSAQLTRYQQWPEQTVGAYYWIAPDATQQNNLQFQTYADTVRAAMGSAGLVEAQSQAQARFIVHMDYVSQEKQGWRQETVDPFFYSGAYGRGFGLAYPWMSGQMVQSVPVVFTEYRLSVRLDDQNQQGREVYRASATTRGQTGQQGAVMPYLARALFDQFPGRNGQEIQVRYPLN, encoded by the coding sequence ATGGAGACTCGAGAATCTTCCGAGGCCGCCATGGGGCTATCGAATCAATGCAAGCGCTGGCTGACGAGCCTGGGCCTAATAGTCCTGACCATGGTCTTGTCGGGCTGCAGTAATGTGTTTTCCGCCCAGTTGACTCGCTATCAGCAATGGCCGGAACAGACGGTAGGCGCCTATTACTGGATCGCCCCTGATGCGACTCAGCAGAATAATCTGCAGTTTCAGACCTATGCCGATACAGTGCGGGCAGCCATGGGGTCGGCAGGACTGGTCGAGGCCCAGTCGCAGGCTCAGGCCAGATTTATCGTGCATATGGATTATGTCAGCCAGGAAAAACAAGGCTGGCGCCAAGAAACTGTTGATCCGTTTTTCTATTCTGGCGCGTATGGCCGGGGCTTTGGGCTTGCTTATCCCTGGATGAGTGGGCAGATGGTCCAAAGCGTGCCCGTGGTGTTTACCGAATATCGCCTGTCAGTGCGGCTGGATGATCAGAACCAGCAGGGGCGCGAGGTTTACCGGGCATCGGCGACCACCAGAGGGCAGACGGGTCAGCAGGGTGCAGTCATGCCCTATTTAGCCCGCGCCTTGTTTGATCAGTTTCCGGGGCGCAATGGTCAGGAGATCCAAGTGCGGTATCCCCTGAATTAG
- a CDS encoding quinone oxidoreductase produces the protein MAVEKTRVVQVHQHGGPEVMQIVEVDVPAPAPHEVQIRQKAIGLNFIDIYCRTGLYPHPLPHGLGFEAAGVVSAIGADVSHLRVGDRVAYGQGPLGAYADLRNVPADRVVTIPDALGFEQAAALMLKGLTVQYLFRQTYRLQGNETILFHAAAGGVGLIACQWARALGVRLIGTASSPEKAALARQHGAWEVIDYSREDVVARVQELTKGQKVPVVYDGVGRDTWETSLDCLQPHGLMVSFGNASGPVEGINLGQLAVKGSLYVTRPTLASHVATAQAMQAAAADLFDFVTAGKISIVVGQRFALADVALAHEALKSRQTTGATVLTLD, from the coding sequence ACGGTGGTCCTGAAGTCATGCAAATCGTGGAAGTTGATGTGCCAGCTCCCGCGCCCCATGAGGTGCAGATTCGCCAGAAAGCCATCGGGCTTAACTTTATCGACATCTATTGTCGCACAGGCCTGTACCCGCATCCCTTGCCGCACGGCTTGGGTTTCGAGGCGGCCGGCGTGGTCTCGGCGATCGGGGCGGATGTGAGCCATCTGCGAGTGGGTGACCGGGTGGCCTATGGCCAAGGCCCCCTGGGTGCCTACGCCGACTTGCGCAATGTCCCGGCGGATCGCGTCGTGACGATTCCGGATGCGCTGGGTTTCGAGCAGGCGGCGGCTTTGATGCTCAAGGGCCTGACGGTTCAATATCTGTTTCGTCAGACTTATCGTCTGCAGGGCAATGAGACCATTTTGTTCCATGCGGCAGCCGGCGGGGTTGGGCTGATCGCTTGCCAGTGGGCACGGGCTCTGGGCGTGCGTCTGATCGGGACAGCTTCTTCGCCTGAAAAAGCTGCGCTGGCACGCCAGCACGGTGCCTGGGAAGTCATCGACTACAGCCGGGAAGACGTGGTTGCTCGCGTGCAGGAACTCACCAAGGGCCAAAAGGTCCCGGTGGTTTACGATGGCGTAGGGCGCGACACCTGGGAGACCTCGCTGGATTGTTTGCAGCCGCATGGGCTGATGGTCAGCTTCGGCAATGCGTCCGGGCCTGTCGAGGGCATCAACCTGGGCCAGTTGGCTGTCAAAGGCTCTTTGTATGTTACCCGGCCGACGCTTGCGTCCCATGTGGCCACGGCGCAGGCCATGCAGGCTGCTGCTGCGGATCTTTTCGATTTCGTGACCGCAGGCAAGATCAGCATTGTGGTGGGCCAGCGCTTTGCCCTGGCGGACGTCGCACTGGCCCATGAGGCCCTTAAATCTCGTCAGACGACAGGGGCTACCGTATTGACGCTGGATTAG
- a CDS encoding class 1 fructose-bisphosphatase, protein MKFKTFTQYLVEQQRLHQAVSPDVRLLIETVSRACKAISHAVSKGALGGVLGSQGTENIQGEIQKKLDVLSNEILLEANEWGGNLAAMASEEMQTIHRIPNHYPKGQNLLLFDPLDGSSNIDVNVSIGTIFSVLQAPPEAAGREITEADFLQPGSRQVAAGYAIYGPQTMLVLTVGNGVMGFTLDREMGSWLLTHENIRIPEKATEFAINMSNKRHWEAPIQRYIDECQQGETGPLGKNYNMRWIASMVADVHRILTRGGIFMYPRDVRTSGRNGKLRLMYEANPMSLLVEQAGGSAVDGSTRILDIQPEAIHQRVGVVLGSKEEVERVQRYHQ, encoded by the coding sequence TTGAAATTCAAAACTTTTACCCAGTACCTGGTCGAGCAGCAAAGGCTGCACCAGGCTGTCTCACCCGATGTCCGCTTATTGATCGAGACCGTTTCGCGGGCCTGCAAAGCCATTAGCCACGCCGTCAGCAAAGGCGCCCTGGGTGGTGTGCTAGGCAGTCAGGGCACCGAAAACATCCAGGGTGAGATCCAGAAAAAGCTGGACGTGCTATCCAATGAAATCCTGCTGGAAGCAAACGAATGGGGGGGCAATCTGGCTGCCATGGCCTCCGAGGAAATGCAGACCATACACCGCATCCCCAATCACTACCCCAAGGGCCAGAACCTGCTGCTGTTCGATCCGCTGGATGGCTCATCCAATATTGACGTGAATGTCTCCATCGGCACGATTTTTTCAGTCCTGCAGGCCCCTCCCGAGGCCGCCGGACGCGAGATCACCGAGGCGGACTTCCTGCAGCCGGGCAGCCGCCAAGTCGCTGCGGGCTATGCGATTTATGGCCCGCAGACCATGCTGGTGCTGACGGTAGGGAACGGAGTGATGGGCTTTACCCTGGATCGGGAGATGGGCTCGTGGCTGCTGACCCACGAAAACATCCGCATTCCGGAAAAGGCCACGGAATTCGCCATCAATATGTCGAATAAGCGCCACTGGGAAGCCCCGATTCAACGTTATATCGACGAATGCCAGCAAGGCGAAACCGGCCCGCTGGGCAAGAACTACAACATGCGCTGGATTGCCTCGATGGTGGCTGACGTACATCGCATTCTGACCCGTGGCGGGATTTTCATGTATCCCCGAGATGTACGCACATCCGGGCGCAATGGAAAATTGCGCTTGATGTATGAAGCCAACCCCATGAGTCTTTTAGTGGAACAGGCAGGTGGCAGCGCGGTGGACGGCAGTACGCGCATTCTGGACATTCAGCCCGAGGCCATCCACCAACGCGTCGGGGTGGTGCTGGGGTCCAAAGAAGAAGTGGAGCGCGTACAGCGCTACCACCAATAA
- a CDS encoding H-NS histone family protein: protein MARSSYVTQKTKLEKEMAKIEKQLQSLQAKQRKPVITSIVRSMRDYGITPEEIVAVYERKSSVRGTATARKSNTGGAKRVIPPKYRHPETKAEWTGRGKAPRWISDAEAAGTSRDTFLIEKAA, encoded by the coding sequence ATGGCCCGCAGCAGTTACGTCACACAAAAAACCAAACTCGAAAAAGAAATGGCCAAAATCGAGAAACAGCTACAGTCGCTGCAGGCCAAGCAGCGCAAACCCGTGATTACATCCATCGTGCGCTCCATGCGCGATTATGGCATTACTCCAGAAGAAATCGTCGCCGTCTACGAACGGAAGTCCTCTGTCCGCGGCACGGCCACGGCCCGAAAATCCAATACCGGCGGCGCCAAACGCGTGATTCCGCCTAAATATCGCCACCCTGAAACCAAGGCCGAATGGACTGGCCGTGGCAAGGCCCCGCGCTGGATTTCCGATGCCGAGGCCGCCGGCACCTCGCGCGATACTTTCCTGATCGAAAAAGCCGCTTGA
- a CDS encoding carbon-nitrogen hydrolase family protein: MRNNAFPVAAVQMVSGLSLDDNLQQAAYWIKLAAQAGAKLIALPEYFCFMGRRDPDKLALAEAPGAGPIQSFLADQAKQHGVWMVGGTLPLHSPDADRIYNACLVFDPHGQQAVRYDKIHLFGFQKDTESYDESISIRPGDNPPQVFSLPFGRISLATCYDLRFPELFRAQGDVRLMVLPAAFTYTTGSVHWEVLLRARAIENQCYVLASAQGGTHENGRRTWGHSMLIDPWGEVLDCLPEGPGVVSGVLDMGRLDAVRQALPALKHRVL, encoded by the coding sequence ATGCGGAACAATGCATTTCCAGTGGCGGCAGTGCAGATGGTATCGGGGTTGTCGCTCGATGATAATCTTCAGCAGGCCGCCTATTGGATCAAGCTTGCTGCTCAGGCTGGCGCAAAACTAATTGCCTTGCCTGAATATTTTTGTTTTATGGGTCGTCGAGATCCCGATAAACTTGCTTTGGCAGAAGCCCCGGGGGCCGGCCCTATTCAGTCTTTTCTGGCAGACCAGGCAAAACAGCATGGCGTTTGGATGGTCGGCGGAACCTTGCCTTTGCATAGTCCCGATGCCGATCGTATCTACAATGCTTGTCTGGTTTTCGACCCCCATGGACAGCAGGCAGTACGCTACGACAAAATTCATTTGTTCGGGTTTCAAAAAGACACTGAATCCTATGACGAGTCCATTTCGATTCGTCCCGGGGATAATCCGCCGCAGGTCTTTTCCTTGCCTTTTGGGCGGATTTCGCTGGCCACCTGCTACGACCTGCGTTTTCCCGAACTGTTTCGCGCCCAGGGGGATGTGCGCCTGATGGTGCTGCCCGCCGCTTTTACATACACCACGGGTTCTGTACACTGGGAGGTATTGCTGCGCGCGCGCGCCATCGAGAACCAGTGTTATGTATTGGCCAGTGCCCAGGGTGGGACACACGAAAATGGCCGCCGTACCTGGGGGCATTCCATGTTGATCGACCCTTGGGGGGAGGTCTTGGATTGCCTGCCGGAAGGCCCTGGTGTCGTGTCGGGCGTGCTGGATATGGGTCGCCTGGATGCTGTGCGGCAGGCCTTGCCGGCCTTGAAGCATCGCGTTTTATAA
- the pepN gene encoding aminopeptidase N gives MRTDLVQTIYRQDYTPFPYRLPQVRLIFDLDADTTCVQSELHLEPAAQTPPGTPLVLHGEDLELIQVCINDQALSPQDYQLDDSTLRLIPPSDGQPFVVRITSHCHPAKNTSLMGLYVSGDKLFTQCEAQGFRRITWFPDRPDVMSRYEVTLRAQPTAYPILLSNGNLVQESTLPDGRIQAHWQDPHPKPSYLFALVAGDFDCIERHDTTRSGRPVLLQVYSDKGCAEQTHWALDCLARAMHWDEQRFGLELDLDRFMVVAARDFNMGAMENKGLNVFNAAYVLADPDSATDVAYRRIEDVIGHEYFHNWTGNRVTCRDWFQLSLKEGLTVFREQEFSADMQADGLLPHESASARAVKRIDDVHVLRMMQFPEDAGPMAHPIRPDSYQEIGNFYTATVYEKGAEVIRMQHTLLGEAGFRAGMDEYFRRHDGQAVTCDDFINVMESIYTRQHANQDFQAFRQWYSQAGTPRLQVQQHYDPANQQLHLTLKQHCAPAGLETRQNPVAQKPPLHLPVAIGLLDKHGQAMPITWQGQIRDTVILDLRDTEQTWILDHIPGAPVLSLLRGFSAPVIIDSPRSTADLALLACHDPDPFARWDATQEIALRYLLSKIQAPSDTTDLPTIDTLIGIWRAALQDHTLSTAYRTRLLTLPALRELIEHSRPMNPQAAVTAWDQTQQALGAALAPVWRQLYDSLKNDGSPYSPDPVSAGRRALHNLALDYLLATTEANAIDSARQQYAQACNMTERLGALSALLQHAPQACTDLLEEAHQRWQHEPLVMDSWFSIQASAPSCSVAQARALMALPDFTLRTPNRARAVIFRFCMDNPANLHTPEGYDFWAEQVLVLNQLNPEIAARLARAFDNWARFEPACRDGMQAALRRILAAPDLSRNVREIVSKALDS, from the coding sequence ATGCGCACCGATCTCGTCCAGACGATTTATCGCCAGGATTACACTCCCTTTCCCTACCGCCTGCCGCAAGTCCGGCTGATCTTTGATCTGGACGCCGACACCACCTGCGTGCAATCCGAACTGCACCTCGAGCCCGCAGCCCAGACCCCGCCGGGCACACCGCTGGTCCTGCATGGCGAAGACCTGGAACTCATCCAGGTGTGCATCAACGACCAAGCACTGAGTCCCCAGGACTACCAACTGGATGACAGCACCCTGCGCCTGATCCCGCCAAGCGACGGCCAGCCTTTTGTGGTGCGCATCACCAGCCATTGCCATCCCGCCAAAAACACCAGCCTGATGGGGCTTTATGTCTCGGGCGATAAGCTTTTCACGCAGTGCGAGGCCCAGGGCTTTCGCCGCATCACTTGGTTTCCCGACCGCCCGGACGTCATGTCGCGCTACGAGGTCACCCTGCGAGCCCAGCCGACTGCCTACCCGATCCTGCTGTCCAACGGCAACCTGGTCCAGGAATCCACCCTGCCCGATGGCCGCATTCAGGCCCATTGGCAGGACCCGCACCCCAAGCCCTCCTATTTGTTCGCCCTGGTGGCAGGCGATTTCGATTGCATCGAACGCCACGACACCACCCGCAGCGGGCGTCCCGTGCTGCTGCAGGTCTACAGCGACAAGGGCTGCGCAGAGCAAACCCACTGGGCCCTGGATTGCCTGGCGCGCGCCATGCATTGGGATGAACAACGCTTTGGACTGGAACTGGATCTGGATCGCTTCATGGTGGTGGCGGCACGCGACTTCAATATGGGCGCCATGGAAAACAAGGGGCTGAATGTATTCAATGCCGCATATGTACTGGCCGATCCGGATAGCGCCACTGATGTGGCCTATCGGCGCATCGAAGACGTCATCGGGCACGAATATTTTCACAACTGGACCGGCAATCGCGTCACCTGCCGCGATTGGTTTCAGCTTTCCTTAAAAGAAGGTCTGACCGTCTTTCGCGAGCAAGAGTTCTCGGCCGACATGCAGGCCGACGGCCTGCTGCCGCACGAATCCGCCAGCGCGCGCGCCGTCAAACGCATTGATGACGTGCACGTACTGCGCATGATGCAGTTTCCTGAAGACGCAGGTCCGATGGCCCACCCCATCCGCCCGGACAGCTACCAGGAAATCGGTAATTTTTATACCGCCACCGTCTACGAAAAGGGTGCCGAAGTCATCCGCATGCAGCACACTCTGCTGGGCGAAGCCGGTTTTCGGGCCGGTATGGACGAGTACTTTCGCCGCCACGATGGTCAGGCGGTGACCTGCGACGATTTCATCAACGTCATGGAATCCATCTACACCCGCCAGCACGCCAACCAGGATTTCCAGGCGTTTCGCCAATGGTATTCCCAGGCAGGCACCCCGCGCCTGCAGGTCCAGCAGCACTACGACCCCGCCAATCAACAACTACACCTGACGCTGAAGCAACATTGCGCCCCGGCCGGCCTGGAAACCCGCCAAAACCCGGTCGCCCAGAAGCCCCCGCTGCATCTGCCGGTTGCCATCGGGCTGCTGGATAAGCACGGACAAGCCATGCCGATCACCTGGCAGGGCCAGATCCGGGACACGGTGATTCTGGACCTGCGCGACACAGAACAAACCTGGATACTAGACCATATCCCTGGTGCCCCGGTCTTGTCGCTATTACGTGGCTTCTCGGCTCCCGTCATTATTGACAGCCCTCGCAGCACCGCCGACCTGGCGCTGCTGGCTTGTCACGATCCCGATCCCTTTGCCCGCTGGGACGCCACCCAGGAAATCGCCCTGCGCTATCTGCTCTCTAAAATCCAGGCGCCATCGGACACCACGGATCTGCCCACCATCGACACCCTGATCGGCATTTGGCGCGCAGCCCTGCAAGACCACACGCTGTCAACCGCCTACCGCACTCGCTTGCTGACTCTGCCCGCCCTGCGCGAACTCATTGAACACAGCCGCCCCATGAATCCCCAGGCCGCCGTCACCGCCTGGGATCAGACCCAGCAAGCCCTGGGGGCGGCACTGGCGCCCGTCTGGCGTCAACTGTATGACAGCCTGAAAAACGACGGCAGCCCCTATTCGCCCGACCCAGTGTCCGCCGGACGGCGTGCGCTGCACAATCTGGCCTTGGACTACTTACTGGCCACCACCGAGGCAAATGCCATCGATAGCGCCCGCCAACAGTACGCCCAGGCCTGCAATATGACCGAACGCCTGGGGGCGCTGTCAGCCCTGCTGCAACACGCACCCCAGGCCTGCACCGACCTGCTGGAAGAAGCTCATCAGCGTTGGCAGCACGAGCCCCTGGTCATGGACAGCTGGTTCAGCATCCAGGCCAGCGCGCCCTCCTGCTCGGTGGCGCAGGCCCGCGCCTTGATGGCGCTGCCCGACTTCACGCTGCGCACGCCGAACCGTGCACGGGCGGTGATTTTTCGCTTCTGCATGGATAATCCCGCCAATCTGCATACACCGGAAGGCTATGATTTCTGGGCTGAGCAGGTATTGGTCCTGAACCAGCTGAATCCCGAAATCGCAGCGCGCCTGGCACGGGCCTTTGACAACTGGGCACGCTTCGAGCCCGCCTGCCGGGATGGCATGCAGGCCGCACTGCGGCGGATATTGGCAGCCCCAGACCTGTCACGCAATGTCCGCGAGATCGTCTCCAAAGCACTTGATTCCTGA
- the tldD gene encoding metalloprotease TldD, with translation MKLIEPGLDALNTARTLLLDPWGLDESHLARALSEIHSHRVDYADLYFQYSCSESWGLEEGIVKTGSFSIDQGVGVRAVSGEKTAFAYSDSLSPEALMSSAQAVRTIARQGAGRRRVDGGQETPHHLYSAINPVESMTAPDKVALLERVEAMARAADPSIIQVMAGLAAEYDVMMVAGSDGRLVADVRPLVRLSVTVIAEHKGRREMGHGGGGGRTGLAYFTDEILRGYVDRAVHEARVNLQARPAPAGQMTVVLGSGWPGILLHEAVGHGLEGDFNRKGSSVFSGRIGEQVASRGVTVVDDGTLPDRRGSLNVDDEGHPTQRNVLIEDGILRGYMQDSLNARLMKQAPTGNGRRESYAHLPMPRMTNTYMLAGQADPQEIIQSVERGLYAVNFGGGQVDITSGKFVFSASEAYLIEKGKVTYPVKGATLIGSGPEAMRRIGMIGHDLALDSGVGTCGKEGQSVPVGVGMPTLRIDGLTVGGTA, from the coding sequence ATGAAATTGATTGAACCGGGCCTGGATGCCCTGAATACTGCCCGTACCTTGCTGCTGGACCCCTGGGGGCTGGACGAATCCCATTTGGCGCGGGCTTTGTCCGAGATTCATAGCCACCGGGTGGATTATGCCGATTTGTATTTCCAATACAGTTGCTCCGAGAGCTGGGGCCTCGAAGAAGGCATTGTAAAAACCGGCAGCTTCTCTATTGATCAGGGGGTTGGGGTGCGAGCCGTCAGCGGTGAGAAAACTGCTTTTGCCTATTCTGATTCTCTGTCGCCAGAAGCCTTGATGTCGTCTGCCCAAGCGGTGCGTACCATTGCACGCCAGGGGGCGGGGCGCCGCCGGGTGGATGGCGGGCAGGAGACGCCACATCATCTGTATTCGGCAATCAATCCGGTCGAATCAATGACCGCCCCCGATAAAGTCGCCTTGCTCGAGCGTGTCGAGGCCATGGCGCGTGCCGCTGATCCAAGCATTATCCAGGTGATGGCGGGACTGGCGGCTGAATATGATGTGATGATGGTAGCGGGCAGCGATGGCCGGCTGGTGGCGGATGTCCGCCCGCTGGTGCGTCTGTCGGTCACCGTCATTGCCGAACACAAAGGCCGCCGCGAAATGGGTCACGGTGGCGGTGGCGGGCGTACTGGGCTGGCATACTTTACGGATGAGATTCTGCGCGGCTATGTGGATCGTGCGGTGCACGAGGCGCGGGTCAATCTTCAGGCGCGTCCGGCCCCGGCAGGTCAGATGACGGTGGTGTTGGGGTCTGGCTGGCCTGGGATTTTGCTGCACGAAGCTGTCGGCCATGGGCTAGAGGGCGACTTCAATCGCAAGGGCTCCAGCGTGTTTTCCGGGCGCATCGGCGAACAGGTCGCTTCGCGTGGTGTGACGGTGGTCGATGATGGCACGCTGCCCGATCGCCGTGGTTCGCTCAATGTCGATGACGAGGGTCACCCCACCCAGCGCAATGTCCTGATCGAAGACGGTATTTTGCGCGGCTATATGCAGGACTCCCTGAATGCCCGTCTGATGAAGCAGGCCCCCACGGGCAACGGACGCCGGGAATCCTATGCTCATTTGCCCATGCCGCGTATGACCAACACCTATATGCTGGCGGGCCAGGCTGATCCTCAGGAAATCATCCAGTCCGTGGAGCGCGGGCTGTATGCCGTGAACTTCGGCGGTGGTCAGGTCGATATCACCAGTGGCAAGTTTGTCTTTTCCGCCTCCGAGGCCTATCTGATCGAGAAAGGCAAGGTCACTTATCCCGTCAAGGGGGCCACGCTGATCGGCAGCGGGCCAGAGGCCATGCGCCGCATCGGCATGATAGGCCACGATCTGGCGCTGGATTCCGGGGTGGGAACTTGCGGCAAGGAAGGCCAAAGCGTGCCTGTCGGGGTGGGCATGCCGACCCTGCGCATTGATGGCCTGACCGTGGGTGGCACCGCCTGA